From Streptomyces fungicidicus, one genomic window encodes:
- the cobN gene encoding cobaltochelatase subunit CobN: MSTVLLLSTADTDLLAARASGASYRIGNPARVDVADELPALLDGADLAVVRLLGGKRAWEDGLAALRASGVPAVLLGGETVPDAELMAESTVPAGVVAEALRYLVEGGPENLTELARFLSDTVLLTGEGFEEPRRMPEYGVHGARAVRAGRPTVGVLFYRAHHLSGNTGFVDTLCDAIEARGANALPVYCGSLRGADAGLYELLAKADTLVATVLAAGGTHASQASAGGDEEAWDIGALADLDVPVLQGLCLTSSRAAWEESDAALSPMDAAMQVAIPEFDGRLITVPFSFKEQGPDDVPVYVADPERAARVAGIAVRHAVLGHRPNAEKKLALVFTAYPTKHSRVGNAVGLDTPASAVRVLDALRDAGYGVHGYPDNGDELIHRLIEAGGHDVEWLTEDQLAAAPARVPLADYRAWFERLDPALRDAMTEAWGEPPGSLYVDGDDIVLASLRFGNVVVMIQPPRGFGENPIAIYHDPDMPPSHHYMAAYRWLEAATSEGGFGADAIVHMGKHGTMEWLPGKGLGLGAGCAPDAVLGDLPLIYPFIVNDPGEGTQAKRRGHATVVDHLVPPMARADTYGDLAKLEQLLDEYALVSDLDPDKAPAVRAQIWTLVKAAELHHDLHVDDQPDDDDFDSFVMHIDGYLCEIKDVQIRDGLHVLGGGPVGEPRVNLVLAVLRASQVWGGRANALPGLRATLAAHFGLVEKELLAEPGAPLKVPAELTDLVDGPARSASDAVDLLEQLCRRIAEGMEERGWAAGESAPLLREVLGAELPDAVAVVEFACTEVVPRLARTTDEIGHILRALNGGYVPAGPSGSPTRGLVNVLPTGRNFYSVDPKAIPSRLSWEVGQSLADSLVQRYLQDTGEYPKSVGLTVWGTSAMRTQGDDIAEILALLGCRPVWDDASRRVTGFEVVGPEELGRPRIDVTVRISGFFRDAFPHVVGLIDDAVRAVAELDEPADVNYVRAHADEDTAGHGDRRRATARIFGSKPGAYGAGLLPLIDARNWRSDADLAEVYAVWGGYAYGRGLDGRAARGDMETAFRRIAVAAKNVDTREHDLVDADDYFQYHGGMVAMVRHLTGASPEAYVGDSATPDQVRTRTLGEETHRVFRARVVNPRWMSAMRRHGYKGAFEMAATVDYLFGYDATAGVVDDWMYEKLSAEYVFDQENRDFMKKSNPWALRGITERLLEAADRGLWAEPDADTLERLRATYLELEGDLEGDDK; the protein is encoded by the coding sequence ATGAGCACTGTGTTGTTGTTGTCGACCGCCGACACGGACCTCCTGGCGGCCCGTGCCTCCGGGGCCTCCTACCGGATCGGCAACCCGGCCCGCGTCGACGTCGCGGACGAGCTGCCCGCGCTGCTCGACGGGGCGGACCTCGCCGTCGTACGGCTGCTGGGCGGCAAGCGTGCCTGGGAGGACGGGCTCGCGGCGCTCAGGGCGTCCGGGGTCCCGGCGGTGCTGCTCGGCGGCGAGACCGTGCCGGACGCGGAGCTGATGGCCGAGTCGACGGTGCCGGCCGGAGTGGTGGCGGAGGCGCTGCGCTACCTCGTCGAGGGCGGCCCGGAGAACCTGACCGAGCTGGCCCGGTTCCTCTCGGACACCGTGCTGCTGACCGGCGAGGGCTTCGAGGAGCCGCGGAGGATGCCGGAGTACGGCGTCCACGGCGCCCGCGCCGTGCGGGCCGGCCGCCCGACGGTCGGCGTGCTCTTCTACCGCGCGCACCACCTGAGCGGCAACACCGGCTTCGTGGACACCCTGTGCGACGCGATCGAGGCGCGGGGCGCCAACGCCCTTCCGGTGTACTGCGGTTCGCTGCGCGGCGCCGACGCAGGGCTGTACGAGCTGCTGGCGAAGGCGGACACCCTGGTCGCCACGGTGCTGGCGGCCGGCGGCACCCACGCCTCACAGGCCTCGGCGGGCGGTGACGAGGAGGCCTGGGACATCGGGGCGCTGGCCGACCTGGACGTGCCGGTGCTGCAGGGGCTCTGTCTCACCTCCTCGCGGGCCGCCTGGGAGGAGTCCGACGCCGCCCTGTCCCCCATGGACGCGGCGATGCAGGTCGCCATCCCGGAGTTCGACGGACGGCTGATCACGGTCCCCTTCTCCTTCAAGGAGCAGGGCCCGGACGACGTCCCGGTGTACGTCGCCGACCCGGAGCGGGCGGCCCGGGTGGCCGGCATCGCCGTGCGGCACGCGGTGCTCGGGCACCGGCCGAACGCGGAGAAGAAGCTCGCGCTGGTCTTCACCGCGTACCCGACCAAGCACTCGCGCGTCGGCAACGCGGTGGGCCTCGACACCCCGGCCTCCGCGGTGCGGGTGCTCGACGCGCTGCGCGACGCGGGGTACGGGGTGCACGGGTACCCCGACAACGGCGACGAGCTGATCCACCGGCTGATCGAGGCGGGCGGCCACGACGTGGAGTGGCTGACGGAGGACCAGCTGGCCGCCGCGCCCGCGCGGGTGCCGCTCGCGGACTACCGCGCCTGGTTCGAGAGGCTGGACCCGGCGCTGCGGGACGCCATGACCGAGGCGTGGGGGGAACCGCCGGGCTCGCTGTACGTCGACGGCGACGACATCGTGCTGGCCTCCCTCCGGTTCGGGAACGTCGTCGTGATGATCCAGCCGCCGCGCGGCTTCGGCGAGAACCCCATCGCCATCTACCACGACCCCGACATGCCGCCGTCGCACCACTACATGGCCGCCTACCGGTGGCTGGAGGCCGCGACGTCGGAGGGGGGCTTCGGCGCCGACGCGATCGTGCACATGGGCAAGCACGGCACCATGGAGTGGCTGCCGGGCAAGGGCCTCGGACTGGGCGCCGGCTGCGCACCGGACGCGGTGCTCGGCGACCTGCCGCTGATCTACCCGTTCATCGTCAACGACCCCGGTGAGGGCACCCAGGCCAAGCGGCGCGGGCACGCGACGGTGGTCGACCACCTCGTCCCGCCGATGGCGCGCGCCGACACGTACGGCGACCTCGCGAAGCTGGAGCAGCTCCTCGACGAGTACGCCCTGGTCTCCGACCTGGACCCGGACAAGGCCCCGGCGGTACGGGCGCAGATCTGGACGCTGGTCAAGGCGGCCGAGCTCCACCACGACCTGCACGTGGACGACCAGCCGGACGACGACGACTTCGACTCGTTCGTCATGCACATCGACGGCTATCTCTGCGAGATCAAGGACGTGCAGATCCGCGACGGGCTGCACGTGCTCGGCGGCGGTCCGGTCGGTGAGCCGCGCGTCAACCTGGTGCTCGCGGTGCTGCGCGCCTCGCAGGTGTGGGGCGGCCGGGCGAACGCGCTGCCGGGTCTGCGGGCCACCCTGGCCGCGCACTTCGGTCTGGTGGAGAAGGAGCTGCTGGCCGAGCCCGGCGCCCCGCTGAAGGTGCCGGCGGAGCTGACCGACCTGGTGGACGGTCCGGCCCGGTCTGCCTCCGACGCGGTCGACCTGCTGGAGCAGCTGTGCCGGCGGATCGCGGAGGGCATGGAGGAGCGCGGCTGGGCCGCCGGGGAGAGCGCGCCGCTGCTGCGGGAGGTGCTGGGCGCCGAACTCCCGGACGCGGTGGCCGTGGTGGAGTTCGCCTGCACCGAGGTGGTGCCCCGGCTCGCCCGGACCACGGACGAGATCGGCCACATCCTGCGGGCCCTGAACGGCGGTTACGTCCCGGCGGGCCCCTCGGGTTCACCGACGCGCGGGCTGGTCAACGTGCTGCCGACCGGCCGGAACTTCTACTCCGTCGACCCCAAGGCGATCCCGTCGAGGCTGAGCTGGGAGGTCGGGCAGTCACTGGCGGACTCGCTGGTGCAGCGCTATCTCCAAGACACCGGTGAGTACCCGAAGTCCGTGGGCCTGACGGTGTGGGGTACGTCCGCGATGCGCACCCAGGGCGACGACATCGCCGAGATCCTGGCGCTGCTGGGCTGCCGGCCGGTGTGGGACGACGCCTCGCGCCGGGTGACCGGCTTCGAGGTGGTCGGGCCCGAGGAGCTGGGCCGGCCGCGCATCGACGTCACGGTCCGCATCTCCGGCTTCTTCCGGGACGCGTTCCCGCACGTCGTGGGGCTGATCGACGACGCGGTGCGGGCGGTGGCGGAGCTGGACGAGCCGGCCGACGTGAACTACGTACGCGCCCACGCCGACGAGGACACCGCCGGGCACGGCGACCGGCGGCGGGCCACGGCCCGCATCTTCGGCTCCAAGCCGGGCGCGTACGGCGCCGGTCTGCTGCCGCTGATCGACGCCCGCAACTGGCGCTCCGACGCGGACCTCGCCGAGGTGTACGCGGTGTGGGGCGGCTACGCCTACGGGCGCGGGCTCGACGGGCGGGCCGCGCGGGGCGACATGGAGACGGCGTTCCGGCGGATCGCGGTGGCGGCGAAGAACGTCGACACCCGCGAGCACGACCTCGTCGACGCGGACGACTACTTCCAGTACCACGGCGGGATGGTCGCCATGGTGCGGCATCTGACGGGTGCGAGCCCGGAGGCGTACGTCGGGGACTCGGCGACTCCGGACCAGGTGAGGACGCGCACCCTGGGCGAGGAGACGCACCGGGTGTTCCGGGCGCGGGTGGTCAACCCCCGCTGGATGAGCGCCATGAGGAGGCACGGCTACAAGGGCGCCTTCGAGATGGCCGCGACCGTCGACTACCTCTTCGGGTACGACGCCACGGCCGGGGTCGTGGACGACTGGATGTACGAGAAGCTGAGCGCGGAGTACGTCTTCGACCAGGAGAACCGGGACTTCATGAAGAAGTCCAACCCGTGGGCGCTGCGCGGCATCACCGAGCGGCTGCTGGAGGCCGCCGACCGGGGCCTGTGGGCCGAGCCGGACGCGGACACCCTCGAGCGGCTGCGCGCCACCTATCTGGAACTCGAAGGCGATCTGGAGGGCGACGACAAGTGA
- a CDS encoding putative cobaltochelatase has translation MSTPFPFTAVVGQDDLRLALLLNAVSPAVGGVLVRGEKGTAKSTAVRALSALLPEVDVVSGCRFSCAPGSPDPACPDGPHAPGASGSRPARMVELPVGASEDRLVGALDIERALSEGVKAFEPGLLADAHRGILYVDEVNLLHDHLVDLLLDAAAMGASYVEREGVSVRHASRFLLVGTMNPEEGELRPQLLDRFGLTVEVAASREPDQRVEVVRRRLAYDDDPAGFAARWAGEEAAVRQRVVAARALLPSVRLGDGALRQIAATCAAFEVDGMRADIVMARTATALAAWAGRSDVLAEDVRQAALLALPHRRRRNPFDAPGLDEDKLDETLEEFGGQDPGDGDDDPEDPGPGGGPGGQPEPGDAPGGDGDTAARPEAGEGGEPRPSGAGEQSPVRAAEPFRAKVLSVPGLGEGAAGRRSRARTEHGRTTGARRPRGALTKLHLAATVRAAAPHQRARGRSGPGLVVRRDDLRQATREGREGNLVLFVVDASGSMAARQRMGAVKGAVLSLLLDAYQRRDKVGLVTFRGSAAEVALPPTSSVDAAAARLESLPTGGRTPLAAGLLRAHEVLRVERLRDPARRALVVVVTDGRATGGPEPVALASRAARLFAAEQVASVVVDCESGPVRLGLAGRLADELGGTAVTLDELRADSIAGLVKDVQRRAA, from the coding sequence GTGAGTACCCCGTTCCCGTTCACGGCCGTCGTCGGCCAGGACGACCTGCGGCTCGCGCTGCTCCTGAACGCCGTGTCCCCGGCGGTCGGCGGCGTGCTGGTGCGCGGCGAGAAGGGCACCGCGAAGTCGACGGCGGTGCGCGCCCTGTCGGCGCTGCTGCCGGAGGTCGATGTCGTCTCCGGGTGCCGGTTCTCCTGCGCCCCGGGCTCCCCCGACCCCGCCTGTCCGGACGGACCGCACGCGCCGGGGGCCTCCGGGTCCCGTCCGGCGCGGATGGTCGAACTGCCCGTCGGCGCCTCCGAGGACCGGCTGGTGGGTGCGCTGGACATCGAGCGGGCCCTGTCGGAGGGCGTGAAGGCGTTCGAGCCGGGTCTGCTCGCCGACGCGCACCGCGGGATCCTCTACGTCGACGAGGTCAATCTGCTCCACGACCATCTGGTCGACCTGCTGCTGGACGCCGCCGCGATGGGCGCCTCGTACGTGGAGCGCGAGGGGGTGTCCGTGCGGCACGCCTCGAGGTTCCTGCTCGTCGGCACGATGAACCCCGAGGAGGGCGAGCTGCGGCCGCAGTTGCTCGACCGGTTCGGGCTCACCGTCGAGGTCGCCGCCTCCCGCGAGCCCGACCAGCGGGTGGAGGTCGTACGGCGCAGGCTGGCGTACGACGACGACCCGGCCGGTTTCGCCGCCCGCTGGGCCGGCGAGGAGGCCGCCGTGCGGCAGCGCGTCGTGGCCGCCCGCGCGCTGCTGCCGTCGGTGCGGCTGGGCGACGGGGCGCTGCGGCAGATCGCGGCGACCTGTGCCGCCTTCGAGGTGGACGGCATGCGCGCCGACATCGTGATGGCGCGCACGGCGACCGCGCTGGCCGCGTGGGCCGGGCGGAGCGACGTGCTGGCGGAGGACGTGCGGCAGGCCGCGCTGCTGGCCCTCCCGCACCGGCGGCGGCGGAACCCGTTCGACGCTCCGGGTCTCGACGAGGACAAGCTCGACGAGACCCTGGAGGAGTTCGGCGGGCAGGACCCGGGCGACGGCGACGACGATCCGGAGGACCCGGGTCCCGGCGGTGGCCCCGGCGGGCAGCCGGAGCCGGGGGACGCGCCCGGCGGCGACGGTGACACCGCCGCGCGTCCCGAGGCCGGGGAGGGCGGGGAGCCGCGGCCCTCCGGCGCCGGCGAGCAGTCGCCCGTGCGGGCGGCCGAGCCGTTCCGGGCGAAGGTGCTGAGCGTGCCCGGACTCGGCGAGGGCGCCGCCGGGCGGCGCTCGCGGGCGCGGACCGAGCACGGGCGGACCACCGGGGCCCGGCGGCCCCGGGGAGCGCTGACCAAGCTGCACCTCGCGGCCACCGTCCGGGCCGCCGCCCCGCACCAGCGGGCGCGGGGGCGCAGCGGGCCCGGGCTGGTGGTGCGCCGGGACGATCTGCGGCAGGCGACCCGCGAGGGGCGCGAGGGGAACCTCGTGCTGTTCGTCGTGGACGCCTCGGGTTCGATGGCGGCGCGCCAGCGGATGGGCGCGGTGAAGGGCGCCGTGCTGTCGCTGCTGCTCGACGCCTATCAGCGGCGGGACAAGGTGGGGCTGGTGACCTTCCGCGGGTCGGCGGCCGAGGTGGCGCTGCCGCCGACGTCGTCGGTGGACGCGGCCGCCGCCCGGCTGGAGTCGCTGCCGACCGGTGGCCGTACGCCGCTGGCGGCCGGGCTGCTGAGGGCGCACGAGGTGCTGCGGGTGGAGCGGCTGCGGGACCCGGCGCGGCGGGCGCTGGTCGTGGTGGTGACGGACGGGCGGGCCACCGGTGGTCCCGAGCCGGTGGCGCTGGCCTCGCGGGCCGCGCGGCTGTTCGCGGCCGAGCAGGTCGCCTCCGTGGTCGTGGACTGCGAGTCGGGGCCGGTGCGGCTGGGGCTCGCCGGGCGGCTCGCGGATGAGCTGGGCGGTACGGCGGTGACGCTCGACGAGCTGCGGGCGGACTCGATCGCCGGGCTGGTGAAGGACGTGCAGAGGAGGGCCGCGTAA
- the cobO gene encoding cob(I)yrinic acid a,c-diamide adenosyltransferase — MPKGQPSVVPDDGLTTRQRRNRPLVVVHTGVGKGKSTAAFGLALRAWNQGWPIGVFQFVKSAKWKVGEENALRVLGASGEGGTVDWHKMGEGWSWVQRDAQMDNEEKAREGWEQVKRDLAAETYRLYVLDEFAYPMHWGWIDTDEVVSVLRERPGTQHVVITGRNAPGALVEFADLVTDMSKVKHPMDAGQKGQRGIEW, encoded by the coding sequence ATGCCCAAGGGGCAGCCGAGTGTGGTGCCGGACGACGGTCTGACGACACGTCAGCGGCGCAACCGTCCGCTGGTGGTGGTGCACACGGGCGTCGGGAAGGGCAAGTCGACGGCCGCCTTCGGGCTGGCGTTGCGGGCCTGGAACCAGGGGTGGCCGATCGGGGTGTTCCAGTTCGTCAAGTCGGCGAAGTGGAAGGTCGGCGAGGAGAACGCGCTGCGGGTGCTCGGCGCCTCCGGTGAGGGCGGGACCGTCGACTGGCACAAGATGGGCGAGGGCTGGTCGTGGGTCCAGCGGGACGCGCAGATGGACAACGAGGAGAAGGCCCGGGAGGGCTGGGAGCAGGTCAAGCGGGACCTCGCCGCCGAGACGTACCGGCTGTACGTGCTGGACGAGTTCGCCTACCCGATGCACTGGGGCTGGATCGACACCGATGAGGTGGTGTCCGTGCTGCGGGAGCGGCCGGGGACGCAGCATGTGGTGATCACGGGGCGCAACGCGCCCGGCGCGCTGGTGGAGTTCGCCGACCTGGTGACCGACATGTCCAAGGTCAAGCACCCCATGGACGCCGGGCAGAAGGGGCAGAGGGGCATCGAGTGGTGA
- a CDS encoding cobyrinate a,c-diamide synthase, with protein sequence MVTSVPRLVIAAPSSGSGKTTVATGLMAALTARGLAVSPHKVGPDYIDPGYHTLATGRVGRNLDAYLCGPELVGPLFAHGARGCDIAVVEGVMGLYDGAAGEGELASTAQVAKLLRAPVVLVVDASSQSRSVAALVHGFVSFDPEVRIGGVILNKVGSDRHEALLREALDSVGVPVLGVLRRAAPVETPSRHLGLVPVAERGALAVEAVAAMAAQVAGGCDLAALVALARSAGPLAGAGWDAGEALVSSPPPPLPLPSPGALPPDSRSALDGPRPQAPDGLVDAGRPVRVAVAGGAAFTFSYSEHAELLTAAGAEVVVFDPLRDEELPEGTAGLVVGGGFPEVYASELSANEGLRKSVAELALSGAPVAAECAGLLYLCRDLDGLPMCGVLDASARMSERLTLGYRDAVAVSDSALAGAGTRMRGHEFHRTVVEPGAGSAPAWGMRGPERRVEGFVERGVHASYLHTHWASEPGVARRFVERCRTS encoded by the coding sequence GTGGTGACCTCCGTTCCCCGGCTGGTGATCGCCGCGCCCTCTTCGGGCAGCGGCAAGACCACCGTCGCCACCGGGCTGATGGCCGCGCTCACCGCGCGGGGGCTCGCCGTGTCGCCGCACAAGGTCGGGCCGGACTACATCGACCCCGGCTACCACACGCTCGCCACCGGGCGGGTGGGGCGGAACCTCGACGCGTACCTGTGCGGACCGGAGCTGGTCGGGCCGCTGTTCGCACACGGCGCGCGGGGCTGTGACATCGCCGTGGTCGAGGGTGTGATGGGGCTGTACGACGGGGCGGCCGGTGAGGGGGAGCTGGCCTCCACCGCGCAGGTGGCGAAGCTGCTCCGGGCGCCGGTGGTGCTGGTCGTGGACGCGTCCTCGCAGTCCCGGTCGGTGGCGGCGCTGGTGCACGGGTTCGTGTCCTTCGATCCGGAGGTGCGGATCGGGGGCGTGATCCTGAACAAGGTCGGCTCGGACCGGCACGAGGCGTTGCTGCGGGAGGCGTTGGACTCCGTCGGGGTGCCGGTGCTGGGGGTGTTGCGGCGGGCCGCGCCGGTGGAGACGCCGTCCCGGCATCTGGGGCTGGTGCCGGTGGCCGAGCGGGGTGCCCTGGCGGTCGAGGCTGTCGCGGCGATGGCCGCGCAGGTCGCCGGCGGGTGTGATCTGGCGGCGTTGGTCGCGTTGGCGCGGAGTGCGGGTCCCTTGGCGGGTGCGGGGTGGGACGCGGGTGAGGCCTTGGTTTCCTCGCCCCCGCCGCCCCTTCCCTTGCCGTCCCCGGGGGCTCTGCCCCCGGACTCCCGTTCGGCCCTGGACGGGCCTCGTCCTCAAGCGCCGGACGGGCTGGTGGATGCCGGGCGGCCTGTCAGGGTGGCCGTTGCCGGTGGGGCCGCGTTCACGTTCTCGTACTCCGAGCACGCCGAGTTGCTGACGGCGGCCGGGGCCGAGGTCGTCGTCTTTGATCCGCTGCGGGACGAGGAGTTGCCCGAGGGGACCGCCGGGCTGGTCGTCGGCGGGGGGTTCCCTGAGGTGTACGCCTCCGAGCTGTCCGCCAACGAGGGGCTGCGGAAGTCCGTCGCCGAGCTGGCGCTGAGCGGGGCTCCCGTCGCCGCCGAGTGCGCCGGGCTGCTGTACCTGTGCCGGGACCTGGACGGGCTGCCCATGTGCGGGGTGCTGGACGCCTCCGCGCGGATGTCGGAGCGGCTGACCCTGGGGTACCGGGACGCCGTGGCGGTGAGCGACAGCGCGCTGGCCGGCGCCGGGACCCGGATGCGGGGGCACGAGTTCCACCGGACCGTCGTCGAGCCCGGCGCCGGAAGCGCTCCCGCCTGGGGGATGCGGGGGCCCGAGCGGCGTGTCGAGGGATTCGTGGAACGCGGTGTGCACGCGAGCTATCTGCACACGCACTGGGCGTCCGAGCCCGGTGTCGCCCGTCGGTTCGTGGAGAGGTGCCGGACGTCATGA
- the cobI gene encoding precorrin-2 C(20)-methyltransferase — MSSRLVGVGVGPGDPELVTVKGVNALRAADVVVVPVLDTGERGRAEATVLHYVPAAKVVRVVFALNERTDRARREAAWDAAGERVAELLREHGAVAFATIGDPNVYSTFTYLAQTVAESVPELVVETVPGITAMQDLAARSGAVLTEGTEPLTLVPVTAGAAVLKDALAGPGTVVAYKFGRQAGEVAEALRETGRLGDAVWGSALGLAEESVRPAAELDGAPLPYLSTLIAPPRRDGGRGGKL, encoded by the coding sequence ATGAGCAGCAGGCTGGTCGGGGTCGGGGTGGGGCCCGGGGACCCGGAGCTGGTGACCGTCAAGGGGGTCAACGCGCTGCGGGCCGCCGATGTCGTCGTCGTCCCCGTGCTGGACACCGGTGAACGCGGGCGGGCCGAGGCGACCGTGCTGCACTACGTGCCGGCCGCGAAGGTCGTCCGGGTGGTGTTCGCGCTGAACGAGCGGACCGACCGGGCGCGGCGCGAGGCCGCCTGGGACGCCGCCGGTGAGCGGGTCGCGGAGCTGCTGCGGGAGCACGGGGCCGTCGCCTTCGCGACCATCGGGGACCCCAATGTGTACTCGACGTTCACCTATCTCGCCCAGACCGTCGCCGAGTCGGTGCCGGAGCTGGTCGTCGAGACCGTTCCGGGGATCACGGCGATGCAGGACCTCGCGGCGCGGTCCGGGGCCGTGCTGACCGAGGGGACGGAACCGCTCACGCTGGTTCCGGTGACCGCCGGGGCGGCCGTGCTGAAGGACGCGCTTGCCGGGCCGGGGACCGTGGTGGCGTACAAGTTCGGGCGGCAGGCCGGTGAGGTCGCCGAGGCGCTGCGGGAGACCGGGCGGCTCGGTGACGCGGTGTGGGGGTCGGCGCTCGGGCTGGCCGAGGAGTCGGTACGGCCGGCCGCCGAGCTGGACGGGGCTCCGCTGCCGTATCTGTCGACGCTCATCGCGCCGCCGCGGCGTGACGGCGGGCGGGGCGGCAAGTTGTGA
- a CDS encoding ZIP family metal transporter has translation MAVLVALGAFLMTLAGGWSAHRVTDRRHLVLGLAGGLMLGVVGLELLPESLKAAGDEVYGVPAALLLFVAGFLLAHLAERLLAHRQAAHGAEERNGRTPEVGLTAAAAMVGHSAMDGVAIGAAFQVGGGMGAAVAVAVIAHDFADGFNTYTLTRVYGNARRRALGMLLADAAAPVVGAASTLFFTLPEPLLGGYLGLFGGALLYLAAAEILPEAHHEHPARSTLLCTIAGVLFIWLVVGVAH, from the coding sequence ATGGCGGTCCTCGTCGCGCTCGGCGCGTTCCTGATGACGCTGGCCGGCGGCTGGTCGGCACACCGCGTGACCGACCGCCGCCACCTGGTGCTGGGCCTGGCCGGCGGTCTGATGCTCGGCGTCGTCGGCCTCGAACTCCTCCCGGAGTCCCTGAAGGCCGCCGGTGACGAGGTGTACGGCGTGCCCGCGGCGCTGCTGCTCTTCGTCGCCGGGTTCCTCCTGGCCCACCTGGCGGAACGCCTGCTGGCCCACCGGCAGGCCGCGCACGGCGCCGAGGAGAGGAACGGCCGGACCCCCGAGGTGGGCCTGACGGCCGCCGCAGCGATGGTCGGCCACAGCGCCATGGACGGCGTGGCGATCGGCGCCGCCTTCCAGGTCGGCGGCGGCATGGGCGCCGCCGTCGCGGTGGCCGTGATCGCCCACGACTTCGCGGACGGCTTCAACACGTACACGCTCACGCGCGTCTACGGCAACGCCCGCCGCCGCGCGCTGGGAATGCTCCTCGCGGACGCGGCGGCACCGGTCGTGGGCGCCGCGTCGACCCTGTTCTTCACCCTCCCGGAACCGCTGCTCGGCGGCTACCTGGGCCTGTTCGGCGGCGCGCTGCTCTACCTCGCGGCGGCCGAGATCCTGCCCGAGGCCCACCACGAGCACCCGGCCCGCTCCACACTGCTGTGCACGATCGCGGGGGTGCTGTTCATCTGGCTGGTGGTGGGCGTCGCGCACTGA
- the cobM gene encoding precorrin-4 C(11)-methyltransferase: MADAPTGKVTFVGAGPGAADLLTFRAARAIAEADVVIWAASLVQEEVLQHAREGAEILDSATMSLEDVVAVYERARARGLRVARIHSGDPALWGGTQEQVDRCAELGIATEIVPGVSSFSAVAALAQRELTIPEVAQSVVLTRLGGGKTPMPPGEEVREFARHGTTMAVFLSAARSGQLVRELLEGGYPTSTPVVVAYQATWPEELVVRCTIGTLEETVKEHKLWKHTLFLVGPALEAHGTRSHLYHPGHFHGFRKADPEARRALRSGGART, from the coding sequence ATGGCCGACGCCCCCACCGGCAAGGTGACCTTCGTCGGGGCCGGCCCCGGCGCCGCAGATCTGCTGACCTTCCGTGCCGCCCGCGCCATCGCCGAGGCCGATGTCGTCATCTGGGCCGCCAGCCTGGTGCAGGAGGAGGTCCTCCAGCACGCGCGCGAGGGCGCCGAGATCCTCGACTCGGCGACGATGTCCCTGGAGGACGTGGTGGCCGTCTACGAGCGGGCCCGTGCGCGGGGGCTCAGGGTCGCGCGGATCCACTCCGGTGACCCCGCGCTGTGGGGCGGCACCCAGGAGCAGGTCGACCGGTGCGCGGAGCTCGGCATCGCGACCGAGATCGTGCCCGGAGTGTCGTCCTTCTCCGCCGTCGCGGCGCTCGCGCAGCGCGAGCTGACCATTCCGGAGGTGGCGCAGTCGGTCGTGCTGACCCGGCTCGGCGGCGGCAAGACGCCGATGCCGCCGGGCGAGGAGGTCCGCGAGTTCGCGCGGCACGGCACCACCATGGCGGTCTTCCTGTCGGCCGCCCGCAGCGGGCAGCTGGTGCGGGAGCTGCTGGAGGGCGGCTACCCCACGTCCACGCCGGTCGTCGTGGCGTACCAGGCGACCTGGCCGGAGGAGCTGGTGGTCAGGTGCACCATCGGCACGCTGGAGGAGACCGTCAAGGAGCACAAGCTGTGGAAGCACACGCTGTTCCTGGTCGGCCCGGCGCTCGAGGCGCACGGCACCCGCTCGCACCTGTACCACCCCGGTC